Proteins co-encoded in one Aspergillus flavus chromosome 2, complete sequence genomic window:
- a CDS encoding putative alcohol dehydrogenase (alcohol dehydrogenase, class V) — MSAEVSSHDYQIPSHCKAGVVVNEGPNFEVKVEMVPVPEPGPDDILIRLNITGICSSDLHMMQGDLGTPPMSTFGVRSPGHEGAGVVVKVGANVKNFKLGDRAGIKPLLDTCGACDLCWGDKETYCPTAIHAGLMAPGTYQQYIVSPARYASPIPDGIPDEIAAPIMCSASTIYRSLTESGLKPGNWAVFPGGGGGVGIQGVQLAKAMGMRPVVVDAGESKRALALEMGAEVFVDFIETSDPAAAVIKATDGVGAHGVFVTAPAAYRTALSYVGNRIGAVVMCIGLGPTGAMTIGGDPNAFIFKNLTVKGTLVGSRKDTAAALDFARRGKLQQICEVYPIDRLPEAVEKLRKGQATGRMAVDFNK, encoded by the exons ATGTCTGCCGAAGTGTCATCTCACGATTACCAAATTCCCTCCCACTGTAAGGCAGGCGTGGTCGTCAATGAAGGTCCGAACTTCGAGGTCAAGGTCGAGATGGTGCCGGTCCCGGAGCCAG GTCCCGATGACATTCTAATCCGGTTGAACATCACCGGTATCTGCTCCTCAGACCTCCATATGATGCAAGGCGACTTGGGAACCCCACCGATGTCAACATTTGGCGTTCGCTCTCCGGGTCACGAAGGTGCCGGGGTTGTGGTGAAAGTCGGCGCAAATGTGAAGAACTTCAAACTAGGCGATCGGGCGGGCATCAAACCACTCCTCGATACGTGCGGCGCGTGCGATTTGTGCTGGGGAGATAAGGAGACGTATTGCCCCACCGCTATCCACGCTGGCTTGATGGCACCTG GGACCTATCAACAATATATTGTCTCTCCCGCCCGATATGCATCACCCATCCCTGACGGCATTCCTGATGAGATTGCAGCCCCTATTATGTGCAGCGCATCCACTATCTATCGCTCTCTAACAGAATCCGGGCTGAAGCCGGGAAACTGGGCAGTCTTTcctggcggtggtggtggggtGGGTATTCAGGGCGTGCAGCTCGCTAAGGCAATGGGTATGCGTCCAGTTGTGGTGGACGCAGGCGAGTCAAAGAGAGCATTGGCTTTGGAGATGGGCGCAGAAGTCTTCGTGGATTTCATCGAAACGTCCGATCCTGCCGCAGCTGTGATTAAGGCAACAGATGGTGTAGGGGCGCATGGAGTATTCGTCACAGCTCCTGCGGCCTATCGAACGGCGTTATCATACGTCGGTAATCGCATTGGAGCGGTTGTCATGTGTATCGGATTAGGTCCCACTGGCGCAATGACTATCGGGGGAGATCCCAATGCTTTTATCTTCAAGAACCTGACGGTCAAGGGGACCTTGGTGGGTAGTCGGAAGGATACAGCGGCGGCATTGGACTTTGCTCGGCGGGGGAAGCTCCAACAAATTTGCGAAGTTTATCCAATTGACCGATTGCCTGAAGCAGTAGAGAAACTGCGAAAAGGACAGGCCACGGGACGAATGGCGGTTGACTTCAACAAGTAA
- a CDS encoding putative cell wall glycosyl hydrolase Dfg5, producing MVGGFHGVGSLPCVASASDGGFHATTAFLSLECRFKQYNNFDRLEGFFDGLCPSALSSENPLIMRTPWCAVLALLAGVQAIDIDVDNPESVKKASYAVANNMLSHYTGMNPGDTPGVLPPPYYWWEAGAMFNALIDYWFYTGDDRWNDIIMQAMTWQAGDDGTFMPPNQTHAEGNDDQAFWAFAAMSAAERNFPNPPDGQPGWLAMAQAVFNTQAPRWNTETCGGGLRWQIFSFNNGYHYKNTIANGCFFNLAARLARYTGNQTYADWAVRVWDWTESVGFITEDYLFLDGADELKNCSEFNYLQWTYNSGVYLFGAASMYNLTDGDPVWKERTQRILDATKVYFQNDVLYERACEPINTCGVDQRSFKGYLARWMAASAQVAPFILDQVMPKLRTSASAAARTCTGGSDHSTCGMKWTSGQWDQSDDVGVQMSVLEVMQATLVGGVAPPVTEDSGGTSKGDPSAGTESGGPRPHSRRTDTSTANRAGAGILTILMAMLIFYTVWWGINE from the exons ATGGTCGGCGGGTTTCATGGGGTTGGCTCACTTCCATGTGTCGCATCGGCATCTGACGGTGGTTTCCATGCAACCACTGCATTCCTATCACTGGAATGTCGATTCAAACAGTATAATAACTTCGACAGGCTCGAGGGATTCTTTGACGGATTATGCCCTTCAGCTCTCTCATCTGAAAATCCATTGATAATGCGAACACCATGGTGCGCCGTCCTGGCACTGCTTGCCGGCGTCCAGGCCATTGATATAGACGTAGACAATCCCG AATCGGTGAAAAAAGCCAGCTATGCGGTCGCTAATAACATGCTTTCTCACTATACTGGCATGAATCCAG GCGATACACCCGGCGTCTTACCTCCTCCTTATTATTGGTGGGAGGCTGGTGCCATGTTCAATGCTCTGATTGATTACTGGTTTTACACGGGCGACGACAGGTGGAACGACATAATCATGCAGGCCATGACCTGGCAAGCCGGCGACGATGGTACGTTTATGCCTCCCAATCAGACACACGCCGAGGGCAATGACGACCAAGCCTTCTGGGCCTTTGCTGCCATGTCGGCCGCGGAGCGAAACTTTCCCAATCCACCGGATGGGCAGCCAGGGTGGTTGGCCATGGCCCAGGCAGTGTTCAACACCCAGGCTCCGCGATGGAACACTGAGACCTGCGGCGGGGGTTTAAGGTGGCAAATATTCAGCTTCAACAACGGATATCATTACAAGAACACCATTGCCAACGGCTGCTTTTTCAATTTGGCCGCGCGCTTGGCAAGGTACACGGGGAATCAAACATACGCCGACTGGGCCGTTCGAGTATGGGACTGGACGGAGTCGGTGGGCTTCATAACCGAAGATTATCTGTTCTTAGATGGAGCGGACGAACTAAAAAACTGTTCCGAGTTCAACTACCTTCAGTGGACGTACAACTCCGGGGTGTATCTATTCGGTGCTGCGAGCATGTATAACCTG ACTGATGGCGATCCTGTCTGGAAAGAACGAACACAACGCATCCTTGACGCCACGAAGGTTTACTTCCAGAACGACGTGTTGTACGAGCGAGCTTGTGAGCCGATAAATACATGTGGGGTTGATCAACGGTCGTTCAAGGGGTACCTGGCCAGGTGGATGGCAGCATCCGCTCAAGTCGCTCCGTTTATCTTGGACCAAGTGATGCCCAAGCTACGCACTTCAGCTAGTGCGGCCGCTCGAACGTGCACCGGGGGGTCCGATCACTCCACGTGCGGTATGAAATGGACTTCGGGGCAGTGGGATCAGAGTGACGACGTGGGCGTCCAGATGTCCGTATTGGAGGTGATGCAAGCAACCCTCGTAGGGGGCGTGGCACCCCCTGTAACAGAGGACAGCGGAGGTACCAGTAAGGGGGATCCTAGTGCCGGAACCGAATCAGGAGGCCCGCGACCCCATAGCCGGCGAACGGATACCAGCACGGCCAATCGGGCTGGGGCGGGTATTCTGACGATACTGATGGCGATGCTGATCTTCTATACGGTTTGGTGGGGAATAAATGAGTAG
- a CDS encoding choline dehydrogenase (aryl-alcohol dehydrogenase, putative) yields MAITEQPYDYIIVGAGVGGLVLASRLSEDANTTVLLVEAGPNHMGDPRVETPGLLGAMMENPDFDWDYLTEPQVYANNRQLGQPRGRMVGGSSALNFSLVMYPSRANFEAWESLGNDGWGPDAMAPYLRKFHTYTPPSETTSALLSVDKYMNAENQGDQGPLPISHLDIYTPWNRAWDDTFARLGWNNHADPIAGRKVGSFTPPLSVDGKTGQRGYAGAYYTQDVAERKNLHLLTETMVERVILKKADSRVTATGIQIRTKNGQQLEVSATREVIVSAGSLNSPQLLELSGIGAADLLQKHNIPVVLDLPAVGENLQDHCMSTVNFEVADPQTSADIARDPKVVQSLVELYEKTRTGPMTGIPVSVAYLPLVDHNGQVQREQIDDLLAQYLDSPQVKQISLGRQQQYKILRQMLRDDQTGSADYMFLVAQFNAKEGVNTMSYALSKDLPENYINILVLHNHPFSRGSIHIQSANAGDKPIYDPKYLSHPLDLEILARHTQFLDKIASTEPFSSLLKPGARVPKAAVDLADLDTAKEVVKDRLFHCCHPVGTCAMMPAELGGVVDTQLKVHGTHNLRVVDASIFPLELSGTIQATTYAVAERAADIIRATAHC; encoded by the exons ATGGCCATCACCGAACAACCATACGACTATATCATCGTCGGCGCAGGAGTCGGTGGTCTAGTCCTAGCCTCCCGTCTCAGCGAAGATGCCAACACCACTGTTCTCCTTGTCGAGGCAGGGCCTAACCATATGGGAGACCCGCGCGTCGAAACCCCGGGCTTGCTAGGCGCCATGATGGAAAATCCGGATTTCGACTGGGACTACTTGACGGAACCACAG GTTTATGCCAACAATCGTCAACTCGGCCAGCCACGAGGCCGGATGGTTGGTGGTTCTTCTGCATTGAATTTCTCTCTGGTTATGTACCCATCACGCGCGAATTTCGAGGCGTGGGAATCCTTGGGCAACGATGGGTGGGGCCCTGATGCCATGGCTCCGTATCTGCGTAAATTCCATACATACACCCCCCCGAGCGAGACCACTAGTGCCTTGCTTTCTGTGGACAAGTACATGAATGCAGAGAACCAGGGCGATCAAGGCCCTCTCCCCATCTCTCATTTGGACATCTATACCCCGTGGAATCGGGCCTGGGATGACACATTTGCGCGCTTGGGTTGGAACAATCACGCAGACCCCATTGCAGGGCGCAAAGTGGGATCTTTCACGCCGCCACTGTCCGTTGACGGGAAGACAGGACAAAGGGGATATGCTGGCGCTTACTACACCCAAGATGTCGCAGAGCGCAAAAACCTGCATCTGCTGACTGAGACAATGGTTGAACGAGTGATTTTGAAGAAAGCCGATAGCCGTGTGACTGCGACGGGGATTCAGATTCGGACCAAAAACGGTCAACAACTAGAAGTGTCTGCCACGCGTGAAGTAATCGTCAGCGCTGGAAGTCTGAATTCACCCCAACTCCTTGAGCTGTCTGGTATTGGCGCCGCAGATCTGTTGCAAAAACACAATATCCCTGTGGTGCTCGACCTGCCTGCAGTCGGAGAGAATCTCCAAGATCATTGCATGTCAACCGTTAACTTCGAAGTGGCAGACCCACAGACCTCCGCAGACATCGCGCGGGATCCAAAGGTCGTCCAGTCTCTGGTCGAACTCTATGAAAAGACACGTACTGGTCCTATGACCGGCATTCCCGTTAGTGTGGCCTATTTACCATTGGTTGACCACAATGGACAGGTCCAGCGCGAACAAATAGACGATCTGTTGGCTCAGTATCTGGACAGCCCCCAGGTTAAACAAATCTCGCTCGGTCGGCAGCAGCAATACAAGATCCTGCGACAGATGCTCCGGGATGACCAGACGGGCTCTGCAGACTACATGTTCCTCGTAGCCCAATTCAATGCAAAGGAAGGGGTGAACACCATGAGCTATGCGCTGTCGAAGGACTTGCCCGAGAACTACATCAACATTTTGGTTCTACATAACCATCCCTTCTCTCGTGGATCTATACATATCCAATCGGCCAACGCCGGCGACAAGCCTATCTACGATCCCAAGTATCTATCTCACCCGTTAGATTTAGAGATCCTCGCCCGACACACTCAGTTCCTGGACAAGATTGCTAGTACGGAGCCTTTTAGCTCGTTACTCAAACCCGGCGCTCGGGTACCTAAGGCGGCGGTGGATCTGGCAGATCTGGACACGGCTAAGGAGGTGGTGAAAGATCGTCTGTTCCACTGCTGCCATCCAGTGGGTACATGCGCGATGATGCCTGCAGAGCTAGGCGGAGTAGTGGACACCCAGCTGAAGGTTCATGGCACACACAATTTACGAGTGGTCGACGCCAGCATCTTTCCCCTCGAACTGTCGGGCACCATTCAAGCGACGACATATGCGGTAGCTGAGCGTGCGGCGGACATCATCCGTGCAACTGCGCATTGTTAG
- a CDS encoding glycoside hydrolase superfamily — protein sequence MYLRGILSALAVLPFGIASVTSPGDTAVIPGWHLQSALHAPSNLTDLSLPTAHNVSAWYRISSRATVMAGLIQNHVYNDTHLFYSNNLATVDQTIFRAPWLYREELRLLAPPKGQHMFLITHGITSKADIYFNGKQIASNATQQGSYGGHRYDITPFVRTGKNVLLIQAHPTNYLRDFAQGFVDWNPYPPDNGTGVWRDVELKQTGPVSMSSPRILTDFIGVHTENVTATIKVDIKNHEDRIANGVVHGTVQAQDKGSQTVAFSKQFKLEPYKNATVSIDVVLKNPKIWWPATWGKQPLYTVKAKTTVGQNEISDIAPPTQFGIRHVTSKLNSYNDTEFSVNGYPFHVRGGGYSPDMFLRFDLEHLRNIFRYMLDMGLNTVRLEGKQEHPELYDLADRMGLMVMSGWECCDKWEGWKYNNEANGVKWTEKDYPIAETTMLHEAEMMQAHPSMLAFLIGSDFWPDEKATNVYVNALNRMDWPNPIIASASKRGYPKLLGPSGMKMDGPYDWVPPNYWYHDKLGAAFGFGSEQGPGVGTPELGSLQQFMSAQELESLWMKPEQPQWHMAKNDSPFADRSLYNEGLFARYGPPTGLEDYLRKSQMSDYEGTRAEFEAFAIRQNASRPATGVVYWMLNGAWPSLHWQLFDYYLRPAGSYFGTKVGARLEHVAYDYEAHTVHIINHSLKNFGKRNVTVDLIDLNGTSMHHESIATYTTPTSSKQVATVPEINKIKDVGFLRLTLKDSVKGTTISRNVYWLPPNTESLDWDNSTFYTTPVTKYTDLTALNKMPAANVSTSMKMTVSKHGSTFGEVTLENKSDVPAFFMHLTVSDENGHELAPVYWSDNYVTLFPREKLILTVEFQGRKWAATLSGANVEKRGIGRS from the exons ATGTATCTACGGGGCATCCTCTCAGCACTCGCCGTGCTGCCATTCGGCATAGCTTCTGTCACTTCACCTGGTGACACAGCTGTGATACCTGGATGGCATCTGCAGTCTGCCCTTCACGCACCAAGTAATTTGACCGATCTCTCCCTTCCGACTGCTCACAATGTGAGCGCCTGGTATCGGATCAGCTCTCGGGCTACTGTCATGGCAGGGCTGATTCAAAATCACGTTTACAACGACACACATCTGTTCTACTCGAATAATCTTGCAACTGTTGACCAAACTATCTTCCGTGCCCCATGGCTATATCGCGAGGAGCTCAGGCTTCTCGCACCTCCCAAGGGACAACATATGTTCCTCATCACTCACGGTATAACGTCCAAGGCGGACATATACTTCAACGGAAAACAAATTGCCTCCAATGCCACCCAACAGGGGTCATACGGTGGCCATCGTTATGACATCACGCCCTTTGTCCGGACTGGAAAAAATGTCTTGTTGATCCAGGCTCATCCGACGAATTATCTCCGTGACTTTGCTCAGGGCTTCGTGGACTGGAACCCGTACCCGCCTGATAACGGGACGGGAGTCTGGCGCGACGTAGAGCTCAAGCAGACGGGGCCTGTGTCTATGTCTTCGCCGCGGATTCTAACGGACTTTATTGGTGTACATACTGAGAATGTTACTGCCACTATCAAGGTGGACATTAAGAACCATGAGGACCGCATTGCCAATGGTGTTGTGCACGGTACCGTGCAGGCGCAGGATAAGGGATCGCAGACGGTCGCGTTTTCCAAGCAGTTCAAATTAGAACCATACAAAAATGCGACAGTTTCAATCGATGTTGTGCTAAAGAACCCCAAGATTTGGTGGCCTGCGACATGGGGTAAGCAGCCACTTTACACGGTTAAGGCTAAAACCACTGTCGGTCAAAATGAGATCTCGGATATCGCGCCACCAACACAGTTCGGAATCCGACACGTTACATCAAAGCTTAACTCGTATAACGACACTGAGTTCAGCGTCAATGGATACCCGTTCCATGTGAGAGGAGGTGGCTATAGTCCGGATATGTTCTTGCGATTCGACCTCGAGCATCTGCGGAACATCTTCCGTTACATGCTGGATATGGGTTTGAATACGGTACGCTTGGAAGGAAAGCAAGAACATCCCGAGTTGTACGATCTTGCCGATCGCATGGGATTAATGGTGATGTCGGGTTGGGAGTGCTGCGATAAATGGGAGGGGTGGAAG TACAACAACGAAGCGAACGGAGTCAAGTGGACAGAGAAAGATTATCCAATTGCCGAAACTACGATGCTCCATGAAGCGGAAATGATGCAGGCCCATCCCTCGATGCTGGCCTTCCTAATTGGATCGGATTTCTGGCCCGACGAGAAGGCCACAAATGTGTATGTCAACGCTTTGAATCGCATGGACTGGCCCAACCCGATTATTGCATCTGCAAGCAAGCGTGGATATCCCAAGCTCCTGGGCCCATCTGGCATGAAGATGGACGGGCCTTACGATTGGGTACCGCCTAACTACTGGTACCACGATAAGCTTGGGGCAGCATTTGGTTTCGGCTCGGAACAGGGGCCCGGTGTAGGAACGCCCGAGCTCGGCAGTTTGCAGCAGTTCATGTCAGCCCAGGAGTTAGAGAGTTTGTGGATGAAACCGGAACAGCCTCAATGGCACATGGCTAAGAATGACTCGCCCTTTGCGGACCGCTCCCTGTACAACGAGGGGCTTTTTGCGCGGTATGGGCCACCAACCGGATTGGAGGACTATCTTCGCAAGTCACAGATGTCGGATTACGAAGGGACTCGGGCTGAATTTGAAGCATTCGCCATACGCCAGAACGCAAGTCGCCCGGCCACTGGGGTGGTTTACTGGATGTTGAACGGCGCCTGGCCTAGTCTCCATTGGCAGTTATTTGACTATTACTTACGACCGGCAGGGTCCTACTTCGGCACCAAGGTGGGTGCCCGTTTAGAGCATGTCGCTTATGACTACGAAGCGCACACTGTTCATATAATCAATCATTCCCTGAAAAATTTCGGAAAGCGAAATGTCACTGTGGACTTGATTGATCTCAACGGCACATCTATGCACCATGAAAGCATCGCTACGTACACTACTCCAACCTCATCAAAGCAGGTAGCAACAGTGCCCGAGATAAACAAAATCAAAGATGTCGGCTTCCTCAGATTGACCCTAAAAGACTCGGTAAAGGGCACCACCATCAGCCGTAATGTCTATTGGCTCCCACCCAACACCGAGAGCCTAGACTGGGATAACTCTACCTTTTACACGACACCTGTTACTAAATACACCGATCTCACTGCATTGAACAAGATGCCCGCCGCAAATGTGTCGACAAGCATGAAGATGACCGTGTCGAAGCACGGCTCCACATTTGGCGAGGTGACATTGGAGAATAAGTCCGATGTTCCGGCTTTCTTTATGCATTTGACGGTTAGCGATGAGAACGGGCACGAGTTGGCTCCGGTATACTGGTCTGATAATTATGTTACTCTTTTCCCGAGAGAGAAACTGATATTGACGGTGGAGTTTCAGGGGAGGAAGTGGGCAGCTACGTTGAGTGGGGCGAACgtagagaagagaggaatTGGGCGGAGCTAG
- a CDS encoding putative general amidase produces MTIQTWQEKAHTKQTTALSKIPPEWRLPPSIQSLLTSNPSLNCLDIPAKSNLLTPRELEITNTEDATALLTKISNREYTSAEVTTAFSKRAAIAQQLTNCLTEIFFDEALTRAKQLDEYLATTGKTIGPLHGLPISLKDSFNVAGIPSTLGFVSFLDKPVPTSNSALVDILLAAGAVVYVKTNIPQTLMTAESHNNIFGRVLNPHRINLAAGGSSGGEGALVALRGSLLGVGTDIGGSIRIPALCCGVFGFKPSGGRVPYAGQTSAARPGLTGIAPVAGPLCHSVRDADLFFKVIADSHPENVDDQVLGLPWSSPIEPKESLTIGLLPEDPTRPYHPSILRTISTAVEKLTAAGHKIIDLSGKCPSMKEFSDIAMHFFQMDPDRTPLGHLAASDEPWVPSLKYTYNPNGTDPEPTLRQLYDLNVQKTDASATIRKVFLNNELDVILGPGHQTCAPVHDTFGLPIYTMLANLVDYPACIIPFGTADEVADAGFVRDVGYVPECMSSTCFAYTPKDVEGAPCHIQLIGRRLKDELLMQHTQVIEGVLKGK; encoded by the exons ATGACCATTCAAACCTGGCAAGAAAAAGCCCACACAAAACAAACCACCGCACTATCCAAAATCCCCCCGGAATGGCGTCTCCCACCCTCAATCCAATCCCTCCTCACCTCCAACCCAAGCCTAAACTGCCTTGACATCCCAGCCAAGAGCAACCTCCTCACACCCCGCGAACTGGAAATCACAAACACCGAAGACGCAACAGCTCTCCTCACCAAGATCTCCAACAGGGAATACACGTCAGCAGAAGTGACAACAGCATTCAGCAAACGCGCCGCAATAGCTCAACAACTAACCAATTGTCTCACGGAAATATTCTTCGATGAGGCTCTCACCCGCGCAAAACAACTAGACGAGTATCTCGCTACCACCGGAAAGACAATCGGTCCTTTACATGGTCTGCCCATAAGTCTGAAAGATTCGTTTAACGTCGCCGGTATCCCGTCAACATTGGGTTTCGTTTCCTTTCTTGATAAACCAGTCCCGACGAGTAATTCTGCTCTTgtcgatatcctcctcgCGGCTGGTGCGGTGGTATACGTCAAGACGAATATCCCACAGACGTTAATGACAGCTGAGTCCCATAATAATATCTTCGGCCGAGTTCTAAACCCACATCGCATCAATCTAGCAGCCGGGGGTAGTTCTGGTGGAGAAGGTGCGCTGGTAGCACTCAGGGGATCGCTTTTGGGTGTTGGGACTGATATCGGGGGTTCTATTCGTATTCCTGCCCTATGTTGTGGGGTTTTTGGGTTTAAACCCAGTGGAGGGAGAGTTCCGTATGCCGGACAGACGAGTGCAGCTAGACCCGGACTCACCGGGATAGCACCTGTGGCTGGACCGTTGTGTCATTCTGTTCGCGATGCGGACTTGTTTTTCAAGGTTATTGCCGATTCACATCCCGAGAACGTGGATGATCAGGTTCTTGGTCTTCCGTGGTCGAGTCCAATTGAGCCGAAGGAATCATTGACGATAGGTCTTCTCCCTGAGGACCCGACAAGACCGTATCATCCCAGTATACTACGCACCATTTCAACAGCAGTTGAGAAACTGACTGCAGCCGGCCACAAGATCATCGATCTAAGCGGGAAATGTCCCTCAATGAAAGAGTTCAGCGATATCGCAATGCATTTCTTCCAAATGGATCCCGACAGAACACCTCTTGGCCACCTCGCAGCAAGCGACGAACCCTGGGTTCCTTCTTTGAAATACACATATAATCCCAACGGAACAGATCCCGAGCCGACACTGCGACAGCTATATGACCTCAATGTTCAAAAGACAGATGCTTCTGCTACAATAAGGAAAGTCTTCTTAAATAACGAGCTCGATGTGATACTGGGGCCGGGACATCAGACTTGTGCGCCTGTGCATGATACATTCGGTTTGCCGATTTATACGATGTTGGCTAATTTGGTTGAt TATCCGGCGTGTATTATTCCCTTTGGCACTGCGGACGAAGTAGCTGATGCTGGGTTTGTTCGGGACGTGGGATATGTTCCTGAGTGTATGTCATCTACATGCTTCGCCT ATACTCCTAAAGATGTCGAAGGGGCTCCGTGCCATATCCAGCTTATtgggagaagattgaaagATGAGCTACTGATGCAGCATACTCAGGTTATCGAGGGTGTCCTGAAGGGTAAGTGA
- a CDS encoding uncharacterized protein (expressed protein) has product MVKIWETFRWIKDACLGEETAQTPLLDFQGRSLQHDHDTRLAGTKVESVDTSPKPAKVGVSILCENNHYALITGLEFHRQDGFSEIIGYKAPGARVLPEKEMASRIPYGHMSGCSSMSGKSDLHPRQEFYRSPGFHVLMNATSLEGFRIVKTPNGIPVPRLIREGQPLNLGFGYEDSKCHQKYCR; this is encoded by the coding sequence ATGGTCAAAATATGGGAGACCTTCCGATGGATAAAAGACGCATGCCTCGGAGAGGAAACTGCGCAGACACCCCTCCTGGACTTTCAAGGTAGATCGTTGCAGCATGACCACGACACACGCTTAGCAGGGACAAAGGTCGAATCCGTGGATACATCTCCTAAACCCGCAAAGGTTGGGGTGTCTATCCTCTGTGAGAATAACCATTATGCACTTATCACAGGGTTGGAGTTCCACAGGCAAGACGGATTCAGTGAAATCATCGGCTATAAGGCCCCTGGTGCTAGAGTACTgccagaaaaggaaatggcCTCGCGAATACCATACGGACATATGAGTGGCTGTTCATCTATGAGTGGAAAGAGTGATCTTCATCCGCGACAGGAGTTCTATAGGTCACCAGGGTTCCATGTACTGATGAATGCAACATCATTGGAAGGATTTCGGATAGTGAAGACACCGAATGGCATCCCTGTCCCTCGCCTGATCCGCGAGGGTCAGCCATTAAATCTAGGCTTTGGTTACGAGGATTCCAAGTGTCATCAGAAATACTGCAGATGA
- a CDS encoding putative cytochrome P450: MLGQIFSSVFAWTLIAILAGLYRFTTKQRPIFPVVNDYRGDFFRRKAYREYNQNAKKLIVDGLAKHGSPITLRVPDGLKIVLPSALSEWVKTNRDLDHQELIREEYFAGFPGFEAQDTLHAPDGMLIKLLRTNLSQNEEIVPTVNRHIGPALQHYWGDSGIWHTIDWEDDTTGIISRAAASIFVGPEKAADDEWQTVVQAYVREYFAAVSELHTWRASLRPIVQWFLPHASACRRLLHQSRAIMQEVVRKREREAQAAEDQGLVAPRYNDVLAWTMQVPDNKHPAGDIQLALAMAALFTTTELFKQILINIARHPELVEPLRKEIKTSLLGHGLGLTALAKMELLDSVMKESQRQIPVTVGLERKVIRDTSLPDGTKLPKGSHIMVDATDMWNPEVHVNPEVFDGYRFLKRRHAGDKASQFVQSSREHIVFGGGRHICPGRFFAGTELKLCLAHILLKYDIRLKEGYYPQPMVLGVYAIVDPMTQLEVRRREHTEDLVF; this comes from the exons ATGTTGGGTCAAATCTTCTCCAGTGTCTTCGCCTGGACGCTCATTGCAATCCTCGCCGGGTTATATCGCTTTACCACCAAACAGCGACCTATCTTTCCGGTAGTGAACGATTACCGGGGCGATTTCTTCCGTCGAAAAGCATACCGTGAATATAACCAGAATGCGAAAAAGTTAATCGTCGACGGTCTGGCCAAGCATGGTAGTCCTATCACGTTACGTGTGCCGGATGGCCTGAAAATCGTGTTGCCATCTGCCCTTAGCGAGTGGGTCAAGACAAACAGGGACCTCGACCATCAGGAATTGATCAGGGAAGAATACTTTGCAGGATTCCCAGGCTTCGAGGCTCAAGATACACTCCATGCCCCCGACGGAATGTTGATTAAGCTGCTTCGGACGAATTTATCCCAAAATGAAGAAATCGTCCCCACGGTCAACCGGCATATTGGACCGGCGTTACAACACTATTGGGGAGATAGTGGTATCTGGCATACTATCGATTGGGAAGACGACACCACTGGGATCATCTCTCGTGCGGCAGCGTCGATCTTCGTGGGTCCGGAGAAGGCCGCAGATGACGAGTGGCAGACGGTCGTTCAGGCGTATGTGCGCGAGTATTTCGCAGCCGTGAGTGAGCTTCATACATGGAGGGCTTCGTTACGACCGATCGTGCAGTGGTTTCTACCGCATGCCTCGGCTTGTCGGCGCCTTTTACACCAGTCTCGCGCAATTATGCAGGAAGTGGTTCGAAAGAGGGAACGAGAAGCTCAGGCTGCAGAGGACCAAGGTTTGGTCGCACCTCGATACAACGATGTTCTTGCGTGGACTATGCAAGTCCCTGACAACAAGCACCCGGCGGGCGATATACAGCTCGCTTTGGCCATGGCAGCACTGTTTACAACCACCGAACTTTTCAAGCAGATTCTCATCAACATTGCCCGACACCCCGAACTCGTCGAACCATTACGGAAGGAAATCAAAACGTCACTATTGGGGCACGGTCTGGGACTCACTGCGCTGGCGAAGATGGAACTACTCGATAGCGTGATGAAGGAGTCGCAAAGGCAGATTCCGGTTACAG TGGGATTGGAGCGCAAGGTCATTCGTGATACGTCTCTTCCGGATGGGACGAAATTACCCAAAGGGTCACATATCATGGTCGACGCAACCGACATGTGGAATCCAGAAGTTCATGTGAATCCCGAGGTATTCGACGGGTACCGATTCTTGAAGCGACGTCATGCAGGAGACAAAGCGAGTCAATTTGTGCAGTCGAGCCGAGAACATATTGTGTTTGGGGGTGGTAGACATATATGCCCCGGTCGCTTCTTTGCTGGTACCGAGCTGAAGCTATGCTTGGCCCACATTCTCTTGAAATATGATATTCGGTTAAAAGAAGGGTACTATCCGCAACCTATGGTACTCGGGGTTTATGCGATTGTTGACCCAATGACTCAATTGGAGGTTCGGCGGAGAGAGCACACCGAGGATTTAGTATTTTGA